In Ascaphus truei isolate aAscTru1 chromosome 2, aAscTru1.hap1, whole genome shotgun sequence, the genomic stretch TGTACAGGGAAAGTAAAGGATTACaaagttatatactgtacagtacaaataagatcagacagtAATGTAGaaaacctacagtatactgtacatcacgctcagggttgtcaccactccgggtttgacctggagactacgggtttcggcTACGTATCTCTAGGCTATGGGTTTACCCGAAAAATCTCCCGgtggcggcatctccccctgaCATAACGCAGCATTCCGTTGCCATGACCAAAGGGCATCACGGGACGCCTCGGCGCCATAAAGCGTCCCGGTGTCATGGCAAATTGCCGATGCATGTtgctgtgacatcacgttgtcatggcaacacgcgtCATTTGACATTGGGGGTTGCTTAGTTTAtgctcttcccccccgcccctttcCCCTTTTCTCAACCCCCTCTTcttcttatactgtatatgactCTCAGACACCGGGTGCTTTGCTTAtgctcttcctctccctctctaaccccccccccacctcacactactacccttccattctctcttcccctctctcctttttaTACATGACTCTCAAACAACTGGGTTGCTTAGTTTatgctcttcctctctcctcccccctcccctcctcacgcAACCTTTCCCCTCCCGCTCCCTTATACATGACTTTCAGACACCGGGGGCTTAGCTTATGCTCTTCCTCtctgccagccccccccccccccaactctcccgtCCCACTCTCTCCTTATACACATGACTCTCAGACACCGGTTGCATGGGCTTGGTCTTTATTATCATTGTGGTCTTATTATCATTGTTTTCTTCTCTGTATCTTTGCCCCTTGGAAATGTTTCTGCTGTCGCTGTTGGGTGAGACCGCTGGTCCTGCCTTCACCTCctcaccacacaaacactggctTCCCATCTTCCTTGGACAGGTTGGACAGACATTCCAGCAGGATGAGAACGTCCTTTAGATCACTCGCTGGAACAGTTGAGTTGGCAATTTTCTTTAGGTTCACTGGGTCTAAGAGGTGCTGCAGGTCGATGGAGCCGGGAATTGGGTACTCCTTGATGATCCCGTACACATTGACAATGTACTCTGCGAAGGTTGGGTGTATTTTCGGTTCGTAGCCATGCTTTTTGAGCTTCTCCATGACCTCCTGGTACTTTTTCATAAGCTCAGATTTCTTCGCCTCGTCAAGCTGCCCTGACTTGTCCTCGGTGCATGTCTGTGAAGGAAGAACACGACGGGAGAAGGTCACACGAGTGCAATATCACATTGCTCATTTCCCCACTTTGGCTGACACAAGAGAAGTGTCCTCATCTCAACCTGggaatgtttgttttttatttgttttatgttgCCCTCAAAAATATTGGAAGTTCGCAAACGCACACAATTGTGAAAATTGGAATGAATCAGTGCCGGTTTGAGGGCAATGATAAGAGAAGTCAGTAAAAGTTGGTGATCTATATGGTTTGTACTGGAAATTGTTGGTGAACAAGGCGACTGAAGTCCTGAAACTTACACATCAGGGATATTAATGCAGCCCTGTcctgtgtgttgtgctgtgtgtTACATGTTGAGCTGTGTGCAATGTGTTGtgctgtgtgcctctgtgtgtataatgtgttgTTGTGTTTGCGTGTCACTCTTACCTCAGTGATTTTCTGAAGGATGTTGGTGACGGTGATCCCGTAGAGGCGCACGCGGTCCTGGAAGATGGACGCCAGGATGCGGCGGTCTAGTTGGAATGCGATCTCCCCTATTATGCGCTGCATGCGGTGCAGCTGCTGCGAGTCTGTGGAGGACACGGGTGTGAGGGTACACTATTAGTGGCACCCCCAATACCACAGCACAGACTCTCGCAGACAAAGCAAAGCCAGAGATCTGCCCTACACACAATTTCCCATAGCCTGTGACAAGACCCCAGTGCTTTTTACACCACTGCTCATTACAATAGTGGAATATATTATTGGGATTTTGGGATGGGTAAAAATGGATGCCCGTGTGCTTCCTTTTTCTGTGTTGTTACTGATAGGCTCACAGACAGGAAGTTGCCCGGTAGCCATGTTTGTTACTGTTTCTATAGACTGTTCTGCATCAACTACAGCACCTGATTACACTAACTGGAATAAAGTTCCCCTCATTATAAAAATGGTCGCTACCCCTTGGTCCTAGCTTGGTGCTAATTTTTGAGACCCTTTGATCTGACATGAAATCTTTGTTTTTAGAAAATTAGGATTAGGTGTCCCACAATCCTGAGTTTTTAGGGCTGTGACCCTGTTCAAACACCCAGATCAAGCCCTTAATAATGTATTGATTGACCCCCTTCACTGTCTGCTATAACACAATAAGCACATGGCATAAAGAGCGTGTTAAGTCACATATAACATGCAACATAATGAGATTAGGACACCGTAACGTGCCACTTACATTGTTACTCTAGGAATAAATACGCCAAATAAGCGTCATAACAGGGTGGATATGTTCTGTTCAGTAGTATTCAGGTGGGAGCGATGTATCAATCTCTTCCGAATGACAGGAGGGGGTCATTcgatatttgggggggggggggggcagggttggGGCTATTTTGGTTTTGCACTGTACTCTGGGCTTGTAGATTACATATTGTTAGCCATCTTTAGTACACCCACTGCATGAAAGAGGTGGTGGTGATacttactttgtggggtgtgcattCCTGCACCGCCATTACCATTACCTCCTTCTTCTATCCGGGAtatgaaaaaaaagagagagagagagagagagagagaggtgaggggggtggagagactAAGAGTAGCAGCATATTGTTGTCCCCGGCAACCTGACATCCATCCTTTCCTTCGTGACATCACAGGCACTTGAAATGacctcactcacttccctcccttaCCTCCCACTTACCTCCATTTCCCCCCTGCTGAACCTGATGCCCCTTTTCTGTCCCCCCTCTTCACACTTTCTCCCCCACCATCTGTCCGCCTCTTCCCCCTTTGTTCCTCACAATTTCCCCTCTAactcttcccactctctctcctctaacTCTCCCCactatctcccccctccaccctctttctctccatCTCACTCACCTGTTGATTTTAACTCCTTACTTAACGATGAATCCTCCTTATCCTCTTTACTTGCCGATGAATCCTTCCTACTACGTATCGATGACTCGTCAATCCTACGGCCGGTTTTTTCCAAGATGTTCCGGAGCTCCACGTTCTTCTGCAGGAGCCCCACCAGTTTCCTGAGCTCTGTGTTCTCCAGCACTAGACGGTCATTCTCTTTAATAATGACGTCCATTTCCTTGTTGTCCAGCCCCTCCATCTTGATAAGTAACGTTCAAGGTAGGAGCAAATCAATAACAGCAGGGGGCCCTGGGCCCACCTTATATACAGCCAAAGggctctatgacctcactcttaTTATTACAGCTCCCATGACACGGGGGGAGGCTAGAGTCAGGTGCTGGGTCATACataggtatatatgtatatgtgtatatatatatagtgtataatgACCTACGTAAGGTTTTCTCTTTAAGACATATTTAATGTACTCATTCTAAAAAGGGGGTTTTGTTAATACTCTGAGATGAAACTTAAAATATAggatattattaatatttttattatctttttttttttggttttctttAAAGCTCCAGCATAGTTTTCTGCGCTATACAATGAGGGTAAGGACGTTTGGTAAATACATAAAccgttacatacaaataagggcAGACATACAAAGGGTACCGAGGGCATTCCTGATCTTGAGATCTTATAATctggagggaatgagggacaatgttgaaacaaaaggtaaagtggctgcttatTGTGGGACAGAGTAGGCCTCGGGGTAGAGTAtagtccagccgcacagctgatcccattcaTGTTTGGGGGGGTTGCTTGTCAGGGGATGttacatagcatgcacagttcaCCCCAATAGGTTTAAGGGGGGGGATGGATGATGTTAGGAGTATACCAGATAGGCTTGCTTTAAAACATACATACTTTATTTAAGTGTTGTAAGCTCTGCCTCTGTGTTTGtgttgttacatacagtacatggtaTATATGTTCTGGGCTTCCACAAAGGCACAGTACAGTTTAACCCGTTGGGTGCCCTATAGAcatagtcactacgtcatggggtctggcactgcaGGGCCCCCCGTAATATAATGGCTACGTCCTAGAGGacgtgtatgctttaataaatgatttctttttttgaaatccatgtgccccatcttcattccttcttgtatgccgtggattggatgcagccgatcgtacattgatgggagcaccggtaactgtttcaatctctttattatattatggtgtgcagcatttactcctTGTCATATTACGTCCTAGAGGCCCCGCTCGATTTTGGAGGGGAGATCACGTTCTGTGCTCCTGTGGATCTGTCACAAAGTGGAACTGAAGGAGAGGACACCTCCCCCTCTGTTCCATCATCAGTGACCCAGCGATCACGTGATCGTGAGTGTCGGTGGGAACGTGGGACTCTGGTGACGCAACCCGACCAGCATGCAAAAGGGTTAAAAATGGATTCCACAGCTCTCAAGGGGTCAGTCctttcctaggaccaaagtgttgtaatgacagtgacatgtttatggggtcagtcccttcCTAGGATCAAAGTGTACTAACAACAGTGACGTGTTTAAGGGTTCAGTccatcctaggaccaaagtgtactaataacAGTAACATGTTTTGGtttaaatatatttctttattgaCTGAACCATTTTCGGACGTACAATTATGACCATTTTATAAAATCAGTCATCAGCTGAACAAATTGTACCAATATTTTGTTAGTGACCGATGAATGTCCTTGATCTTCTCGATATAGATGCTATAGTAAGGAGTACAGAACTTTAACGAtcacatatattatttatttctttataaaatattttaccaggaagtaatacattcattgagagttacctctcgttttgcagtgtgtcctgggcacagagttaagacaaataatacatggttacaaatacatagttacataagtgaacagggtatacattatatacaagacattgcatgcacagttaaagataacaatatatatacccagctacctgaacaagctcctcacccctaccacatgcagcacctatcacctgagatcagactccaaaagactattcatggtcccaaggctcaacaaagtatccggacgttcctccttctccttccgtgcatcccaaaactggaacaacctaccggagactctcatatccaccaccagcttaagttctttcaaatctaaggctgtctcacactttaatctggtctgtaactgtttcatacgctcatagtctatattttctttaactgtgcatgcagtgtcttgtatataatgtataccctgctcattatgtaactatttgtaaccatgtactatttgttttactctgtgcccaggacatacttgaaaacgagaggtaactctcaatgtattacttcctagtaaaatattttataaataaataaataaataataaaaacctcaAGACAATGTCACGTTTGTGTCACAATCAGGTTCACAGAATTTTCCCTATTTTAAAGTGTTTTAATGCTAATAAAACAATCTAACCAAATGACAAGGGAAACAAACCAGTAAAGCAATGTCCTTAATTAACAGGCGTGTGCAgccttatataataaaaaaagaaacccTACAAAAGTCGCCCGCAACGAAGATACAAATCGTATATTTTCTAAATCTGCCTGTagtgaaaaagaaaaatgaaatgtTCATATTCCAATAGTGTGAGGGAGGAATAAAACGTGTGAAGTACGAGCTGTCTAAACTAATAAGACTTTAACGGTTAATGCGAGTATCAAACTTCTCCCACAAATGTCCCGTTGCTTTGAAAAAAAGATAGAACATATTATGTGTAATATTATCCCGATATGTTCTCAGAGCACCATACGCCATCCTCGtgtacagggctcgacaaattgcAAAAAATGCTACTCACCAGACCaaaaaaagctactcgcccctggccacgcccccgtttcttcttttttcttaaatggaataaattcctaataagaactgagaggctgggagagcagtggggtgcaggggagcagtgagatgcagggagcgcagtgagatgcaggggagcagtgagaggctgggagagcagtgagaggctgggagagcagtgggtgcaggggagcagtgagatgcaggggagcagtgagatgcaggggagcagtgagaggctgggagagcagtgagaggctgggagagcagtggggtgcaggggagcagtgagatgcagggagagcagtgagatgcaggggagcagtgagaggc encodes the following:
- the LOC142488476 gene encoding speriolin-like protein, with protein sequence MEGLDNKEMDVIIKENDRLVLENTELRKLVGLLQKNVELRNILEKTGRRIDESSIRSRKDSSASKEDKEDSSLSKELKSTEEGGNGNGGAGMHTPQNSQQLHRMQRIIGEIAFQLDRRILASIFQDRVRLYGITVTNILQKITETCTEDKSGQLDEAKKSELMKKYQEVMEKLKKHGYEPKIHPTFAEYIVNVYGIIKEYPIPGSIDLQHLLDPVNLKKIANSTVPASDLKDVLILLECLSNLSKEDGKPVFVW